The Panicum hallii strain FIL2 chromosome 5, PHallii_v3.1, whole genome shotgun sequence genome contains the following window.
TTCTGTAGCAATTCTTCTCACCTGTTGCAATTCTCTTTAGATGTAGACATTAGTTGTGCTTTTTTTAAAAATGGTCTCGCCTTTTGCAATTTGACTAATAAGGAAGCATGTCCTCTTGTTCATCCAGATTCGAGGGAAAAGTGTGGATAAGATTTCCAAGGGTTCGGCTGTGAGTAGCCTGATGGATCGCATCAAACTGAAGACCTTTGTTGCTTTGACAATGGATATTGCATCAGCATCCCCTCGGCGGTATTTCTTTGAGGCAAGAGCCAATATTTTGAATGCTTTTTTTCATGAACCTCTTCTCTATTGTTTGATGTCACATTTTAATCTGTGTGTCTGGTAATGTCATGCCAAGCTGCCATAGCTCACACGACTCCAATGTTCTGTGATAGGTCATGAGCTTTTTTTCAACAGCTGAACATGAAAAAGAGAAACTTCAGTATTTTGCTTCTCCTGAGGGAAGAGATGACCTTTACCAGTACAATCAGAAGGAGAGTAGGACTGTTCTAGAAGTGAGAATGTTTGCACTCAAGATTTTTCTCTCCGTTAACAAATTTCATGCAATACATGCCTTAGTGTGCAGAACCATTCTGGCAATAATATGCCTCTTTTGTCCTTCAGTTGCTTTTCATGTATTAGAAGTGACATGCGGTTTCGTGGTGTTTTTTAGGTGTTGGAGGATTTTCCTTCAGTTCAAATGCCTTTTGAATGGTTGGTGCAACTAACACCTCCATTGAAGAAAAGAGCTTTTTCCATCTCATCATCCCCATTGGCACATCCGAATCAAATACACTTGACTGTTAGCATTGTATCATGGCTTACTCCTTTCAAGAGAACACGTCATGGGCTCTGTTCTACTTGGCTGGCTGGGCTCAATCCAAGAAAAGGTATGCTCTACATCATTAGTTGCAGTAATATCCTGCATATGTTTTTCTTTGTTCTGTTATTTACCTGAACATGACTGCTCCTGTTGCCACTGTACCACCAAAACACAACTATCAGCTCTCTCACACATTATAATTATATGCAGACAATACTATCCCGTGTTGGATACACCAAGGATCCCTGCCTCCCCCACATCCATCAGTTGCTCTTGTGCTTATCGGACCAGGAACAGGATGTGCGCCATTCCGTGCATTTGTGGAGGAAAGAGCTGCACAGACTGTAGCAGAACCAACGGCCCCAGTTCTATTCTTCTTTGGCTGTAGGAATCAAGATAATGATTTTCTATACAAGGATTTCTGGTTAACTCATGCCCAGGACGAGGGGGTGCTTTCCTCCAAAAAAGGTGGTGGTTTGTTTGTTGCTTTTTCCAGGGATCAGCCTCAAAAGGTCTATGTACAACATAAGATAAAAGAACAGAGTGCAAGAGTCTGGAACTTATTGCTCTCTGGTGCTGCGGTGTACATTGCTGGCTCTTCAACAAAAATGCCTGCTGATGTTACAGCTGCACTGGAAGAAGTTATCTGTAAAGAACATGGTGTCAAAAAAGAGGACGCCTCAAAATGGCTCAGGGATCTAGAAAGGGTTGGTAGATTTAACATTGAGGCTTGGTCATAGTTCATTGTTGAGATGCTTCTGAATCATTGGGGGCAAGAAAGTACATACTGTCAGAATTCCACCAAAATATATTTATTGGGTATGAAATCAGGGGGAGTTTCAGTAAATCACTGGTGTTGGAAATGTAAAAACATACATGTGCACAGACATAAAAAGAGTTTACTATGGAAGAGAAATGATCTGAGGAAGACCTAACAACTTCCCTCTTAGTGCTCTATCAGGAAGGCCATTTCATTTGAAATTTGGTGGGAGCATAATAATTACATCAGCATTTGTTGTATTCCATTCTAGTTTGCATTCAACTGTTTTGGGGGATTTAATGATCAGTCTGAAATTTCACTACTACCCTAGCATATAGATTATTCATTGATTCATTTCGACAGTTTTTTCACCATGATGCAATCCCCGTCTCTTTTGAAACGTCTGCTTTTGTCAGTTGTTATACTGATGTGTAGGACATGCATTATCTCAAGCTGCCATTGATGTCTTGCTGGTGCGAACGTACCCATATCAAAGAGTTTGTGTGCAATTGTCTGCGCGTTCAGTTCTATCTCAGGTCGGTGCTCTGCTCATGATCTGCTCCGTCCACTGTAGTTTGTTTTCTACTTCTGTACTACGTTTTCTGTTTGGGCTGCTAGTCCTTCCATTCTGTGCATGAATGGAATGATTAGTTCATGCTAGTCGGTCTCTGGGTTTAAGATCGACGTGTGGATGGGCGTACTCTGAGTTGCTGCTAATCGGTCTCCCTGCCCATTCTATGCAACTCTGGGCCCAACTCTACACAACGCTGGGCCTAATAGGACTCAACCTATCTGCTGCTGGGTCTAATCCAGCCCAACCAGCTACGTGGCGACACCTTCCCGTCTATATTAATAACTTTCTCTGAAGAGACGAACCAGAACCAATCCAACAACAAACGCCGTCGaacgtggcggcggcggcggcggcggcgatggagccgGCAAGGAGCAGGAGTGGAACGATGACCTTACCAGGGAGCATTGAGGATCACGGCACGATTTCCTCCCCGAGAGAAGAATAGGTGAGTGAGGAGGATCACGGAGAGGGCATCATGACGAAGAGGCTGCGCGTAGAAGACGAGGAGGAGCGGGAACTCGAAGGTCTGATGGGATTCCGCAGATTTTGGGAGGCAAGCATGGTCCCGCACTTCGGACCATTGACGGCTACCAGTATGTATACCTAGGTTGCTTCCTGTTCTACGTCGCGTTCTCGTGTCCCCTTTCCACCAGATCTTGATCTCATCAACCCTACAGAATTATAACGGAGAAGATAGGAATAAACTGACTGGCTTCCACGGTTCTTTGCAGCCGGGTCGGAGATTGGTCCCATGCACTAAACGGATTCAGGACCGCCGCGTTTCGGTGGTATCAACTACGACGCCTTGGAAATTTTCTCGATTAAGGCGACCAATCTCAAGGGTCTCGACTGGCCTATCCGGGTCTTTGGCATAGTTGCCGTACGTGACTCCATGGATCACACGGAATGTTCTCTTCGATCGCTCCGAGCAGAATTGTCAAACCCTCACCGAGACGGTATGTGAGAGACTCGATGCCGTGGTTGTCCTTGGTTTAATTTATGTAGCGAAAATGCGAAATACGAGTTCCTGCCCTCCCCCCAAACGCTTGCTCTTAGTTACCATGTCCAGTCAAACCCACTGCATATTTGAATTCTTTGGTTGTTAGTTATGCAACTTATAACTTGTTTAATAGATTGACTGTTCCCGACTTATTAGAACTAATTTGTAATTCAAATCGACTGCTTGAATAGTAGAATGTTCATTTATTAAGTCATTTGCAGTTTTTTTAAACATCTAAACTGTTATTGGCTGATCAACTTTGTTCCTTGATCATATGTCAAGATTTTTTTTGTATATGATGGCAATTGGCTGTCGTGGAGTTTGAGCTGGGAACTAAACCATCTGTGGTTCATTTGTGCATGTGGGCTGGATTGAGTATCCATTAACAAAAAGTGCAGTACCTGCTGCTGGGCCTTAACTGCGAGTCAACAATCTTTCTTTGAAATGGAAGAAAAATGTTAGGATATTACAAGGGTATCTTGGATAAAGGATGTCTCGGATTATGATCTACAATTTAGATGTTTACAATAATGTTATCTATTTCACCTTTCCATTCACTGGCATTTCTATTTCATTTTCTGTTGGTTCATTCTTTTTTAACTTTGGTTGCTTGACAACAAGTCTTTGTTGCCTATGGTATCATCTCCCACCCATCCACCACTTAATGTGATAAACTCTTGATATACTTGTAACATTGCAATGAGTCTGTTAAAGGCACACTCTCTGTTCACTGCAAAATTCCCTTTCATGCCTTATCTTGTTTATTTTACTGTAAATATGGAGTAGCATCTCATGCCGAATTACTTTTTTGCAGGATTCAATGTTGCTGCTCACGGGTCCCAGCGTGCTATTACATTGATTGATCCTCCAGAATTTGAGGTGGAGCTCCGAGTTCTGGGTAGGAGACCTTCAGAACGGAAAGTTTTAAGTGCTCTATATTTTGAATACACTAATCGCTACATTGCAAGCAAGGTTGGTCTGGTTTAGACTTGGACTGAGTCATCGAATCGTTGCACAATAGAGGTAAAGTATTCAGAACTGAAAGTACCATTGAAAGCAACGATTGAGATGAGGCATTCAGAAGGATCAGTTGATTTTCATGGACGGTTTTACGCTCATATGGAGTATATGGGTGAAGAACATTTAGTGCTCCTTGATTCTGGGGACCATAAGGTAACTTTCGAGTCTGATGGCCATGTTCTGCTCTCACGAAAGGTTGTTCTAGTTGAGGAAGGTGCGAAACTAGTTCTTGGTGTCAAGGCCTGGCAAAATGGAGATGTTGATGGTGCTGTTGCAGACACGGCTGAATTTCCTGCTAGATTCCACAGCAGAAGTGATGGATGCTTTGATGTTGGGTTTTGCAAGATGTCTATTTCTGTTGCTTGGTCAGCGCTTTGCTGCTAGGTAACTGGTTCTCTTCCGCCGTCGGCAATCTGTAGGTACTTGTACTAATGTGTACTAATGCCAGATAACTCGCATTGGAGATATCTCAAGCTGCCATTGATATCTCAAGTTTGTTTTCTACCTCTGTACTACGTTTTCCGTTTGGGCTGCTAGTCCTTTGATTCTGTGCATGAATGAGCTGGTTAGTTCATGCCTAATCGGTCACTGAGTGTAAGATCGACGCTAGATGTGCTAGAGAAGCATGATCGACAGAAGTTTTGTTTAGGCTGAGAAAAGTAACATAACGATAAATAGATGTCTGTTTATTCAGAACTGTACAGCAGAACCTAGGTGATCGATACTGGCTGGCAACACCATCCATACAAGTATCAAGTACTGAAAACATAAGCAAACGCATGATACCATATGACAATATGCTCAGAGGCTACTAGAGCGTAGATGAAACCATCAGCGCAGCAAGAACATGCACGGCGGCGCTAGCAAACGGCGGCCATCCAAGGGTCAGCCGCTGCGGGTCCAGACGACGTGGTCCTGCGGCAGGAAGTGGCAGACCGGCACGGTGCCGGGCTTCACGTTGAGCACCTGGAAGGCGACGTGCTTGGGGTTCCACCCGGACGTGTCGGCGTGGCACACCGCGACGGCGTCCACGGCCGTGCCGTCCCTGCCGAGCATCGACACCGAGTACGCCCGCGTCTGCCGCGTCTGGTGGCACGCGAACACGGCGTACGCGTACGGCTCCGCGTGGCAGGCGACGAGCCGGCCGTCGTCGGCGCCGGCCGCGCGCTTCACGCCGGTGATGGTGTACTCCTGCTTCGGCGAGCCCGGCTTCGCCACAACGGTCGAGACGGCCCTCACGTGGCTGGTCCCGAGGCCGGACGTGGCGAAGTCGACCATGGACTCCAGCGATGTGGCGCAGGCCTTCTTCTCGCCCTTGGCCGCGGGCGCCTCGCAGTCGCGCAGCGTCTGCGCCATCTCCGCCGCCTCGACGGAGTCCGGGCTCACCGAGAAGCGGCTGAGGATCTCGGGCACCTTCTCGGAGGAGAACGGGATGGCCTCGGCCTCGCTCCGGGGGAGGAACTTGGTGCCGGCCGCGGTGTTGGTGAACTGGACGGTCATCTTTCTGCCGGGGTGGAGATCCTTCTCCTGGAAAAATAGCGCGACGCTGGGGTCGTCGTGCAGCTGCGTCTCCGTTGCGGCGTAGTTGTATACGAAAGGAGAGACGTTGACATGGACGGGCTTCCCGCGGGGTTTCACGTTGACGCCAACCCCGCCCTTCCCGACGCCGACCGTTGTGCCGCCCGGCTTGCCGTAGCCGGGGttgacgccgacgccgacgccgcctTTGCCGACGCCAACGGTGGTGCCACCCGGCTTGCCAGGATTGACGTTGACGCCCACTCCGCCCTTCCCGACGCCGACCGTGGTGCCGCCGGGCTTCCCGCTCCCTGGTTTGACGTTGACGCCGACCCCGCCCTTGCCGACGCCGACGGTGGTGCCACCGGGCTTGCCGTAGCCAGGATTGACGTTGACGCCAACACCGCCCTTCCCAACGCCGACCGTGGTGCCGCCGggcttgccgctgccagggttGACGTTGACGCCGACGCCGCCCTTGCCTACATCAACGGTCGTGCCCCCGGGCTTGCCATGCCCGGCGTCGACATGGACGCCGCCCCAGCCGACGTTCACGGTCGTGTCGCCGGCTGTGCACGAGCAGGGAAGAGAAGTGTTACGCGTATGTTCGGTCGGCAGGCCTATACATGTACGTGCTGAGGGTCTGCAGCTGTTTAGTACCCTTTAGTATATACCTGGGGAGTTGAGGAGTTGGGAGAGGGAGCTAGGCATGGGCGTGTTGGGGAGAGCAGACTTCCAGTACTGATCCGGAGCTCGAGCTGCATGGCTTCCTACTGACGCAACCTGCATGCAAACCACAGGAGTCTATATCATTACTTGGGGTGATAAGAATGTAAACATCGTCTGAAAATGCATCCATACAACAGCCGCAAGAACTCCTACTGCAAGCATACAACTTCTTTGCATTGTTTGAAGTCTGATCAGACATATTGGTGCAAGCTGAACCTCTTCTGAATGTTTTCCAGATTCGCATGCAGCAGTAAATGTTTTGCTAAATTAACAGCAGAACGGGGATCACTAGCAACTGAAGGGGAAGTCGAGAAGACGCACACAAGACGAGCTGCGTGCGTGGTAGTGAGGGACTGACCAATAGG
Protein-coding sequences here:
- the LOC112895543 gene encoding NADPH-dependent diflavin oxidoreductase 1-like, which codes for MAPSAAEADSAASSSGRLLVLYASQTGNAMDAAERVGREAERGGCPAVDVLSMDGFDPSRLPSERFVVFVVSTTGQGDPPDSMKGFWRDMLRKDLGAQWLEGVRHAVFGLGDSGYQKYNFAAKKLDRRLSHLGAERVVEIGLGDDQHPSGYEGALDPWLLSLWKSLNETNQSLLPRVSDINDPNLSTLGDPKVHVIYYSSNEVPQDSILSDPQKIMNSARTMSPALQFHDDGGPPYMLQMVANQRLTEEGSDRDVRHFELEDPSSAISYKTGDALEILASQNPSAVDAFIERCNLDPDCYVTIRGKSVDKISKGSAVSSLMDRIKLKTFVALTMDIASASPRRYFFEVMSFFSTAEHEKEKLQYFASPEGRDDLYQYNQKESRTVLEVLEDFPSVQMPFEWLVQLTPPLKKRAFSISSSPLAHPNQIHLTVSIVSWLTPFKRTRHGLCSTWLAGLNPRKDNTIPCWIHQGSLPPPHPSVALVLIGPGTGCAPFRAFVEERAAQTVAEPTAPVLFFFGCRNQDNDFLYKDFWLTHAQDEGVLSSKKGGGLFVAFSRDQPQKVYVQHKIKEQSARVWNLLLSGAAVYIAGSSTKMPADVTAALEEVICKEHGVKKEDASKWLRDLERVGRFNIEAWS
- the LOC112895358 gene encoding BURP domain-containing protein 3 translates to MDRLLAGLLGFLLVASVGSHAARAPDQYWKSALPNTPMPSSLSQLLNSPAGDTTVNVGWGGVHVDAGHGKPGGTTVDVGKGGVGVNVNPGSGKPGGTTVGVGKGGVGVNVNPGYGKPGGTTVGVGKGGVGVNVKPGSGKPGGTTVGVGKGGVGVNVNPGKPGGTTVGVGKGGVGVGVNPGYGKPGGTTVGVGKGGVGVNVKPRGKPVHVNVSPFVYNYAATETQLHDDPSVALFFQEKDLHPGRKMTVQFTNTAAGTKFLPRSEAEAIPFSSEKVPEILSRFSVSPDSVEAAEMAQTLRDCEAPAAKGEKKACATSLESMVDFATSGLGTSHVRAVSTVVAKPGSPKQEYTITGVKRAAGADDGRLVACHAEPYAYAVFACHQTRQTRAYSVSMLGRDGTAVDAVAVCHADTSGWNPKHVAFQVLNVKPGTVPVCHFLPQDHVVWTRSG